The Merismopedia glauca CCAP 1448/3 DNA window AGCAGTATATGACACCATTGAACACATTAAATCTGAAGTAATTACCATCTGCATGGGTCAAGCGATCGGTATGGCAGCCTTCCTGTTATCTTCGGGTAAAAAGGGAAAAAGAGTCAGTTTACCCCACGCTATGATTGCCCTTAAACACTCCCAGATTGGTTGGCAAGGTCAAGCTACCGATTTCCAAATCAATGCTAAGGAAATGCTGGATAAAAAGGCTTTGCTTCTTAAGCTGATGGCGGCTAATACAGGTCAATCTGCTGAAAAAATCGCTAAAGACATGGATCGGATCTTCTATATGACTCCTGAAGAAGCAAAAGCATATGGCTTGATAGATCGGATCATCACTAGTACCAAAGACGTGACTCAACCAGTTCTAACTACCAGCGCCTAATACCGCAAGTCAAAAGTCAAAAGTCAAAAGTCAAAAGGTTCATATATCAAGGCTTGTGCCTGTTTGAAATGGTAGCTTTATTTAGGCTGCGCTGTACTAGTCTCTTTTCTCCCCCATCTCTCTTATCTAGGAGTTAACCAAAATGCCTATCGGTGTTCCCAGCGTTCCTTATCGTCTTCCAGGTAGTCCATACGAACAATGGATTAATATTGACGAACGACTATTTAGAGAACGGATTATCTTTCTGTTTGAAGAAGTAGATGATGGAATTGCTAATGCGATCGTTGCCTATATGCTTTATCTAGACTCCGACGATCCTGGTAAACCAATCTACCTATATATCAACTCTCCTGGTGGTTCAGTCACCGCAGGCATGGCAATCTATGACACCATGCAATATATTAAATCTGAGGTAATTACCATTTGTGTAGGCTTAGCGGCTTCAATGGGTTCATTTCTATTAGCTGCTGGATCTCCTGGTAAGCGTCTAGCTTTACCCCACTCTCGGATCATGATCCACCAACCCTCTGGAGGAACTCGCGGACAAGCCACGGATATTGAGATTGAAGCGAAAGAGATTGTCCGGGTTCGCCATCGACTTAACGAAATTTACGCCCGTAGAACTAATAAGCCTTTGGAAAAAATTGAAAAGGATATGGATAGAGATTTCTTCATGTCTCCTTATGAAGCCAAAGAGTATGGCTTAATTGATAAGGTGATTGAAGAAGGTGTTTTGTAACAGGAATTAGATAAATTCTCGTTATTTGACATAACGTTGGGGGTCTGATACCAATTCTTGAAAGTCACGCTACAGATCCAAAGTAGAGACGTGGCAATGCAACGTCTCTACACACCAATTATGTAGCCCGAAAAAATGAACCTGGTATTATCATCCCCCAAATTCAAAGATCCTAGATCGATAGCTATTTATGGCTGAGTTCTCCCTCAGCAGAAATTTGCAGAGGGGTATTCGGGAAATCTTGAGATGTTAGGTTGCGAATGAGTTGGATACTCCGATTTTCAGAGTCTGGATAAGGTATCCCGTCTTTATCTAAACGGGCAGGTAAAATCTTGCCATTGACAAAGTTTCCTTCTGCATCTAATTGAGTTTGTAAAACTAGAGAGTAGCCTTTCTCTGTTTTCGTCGATAGAGTTTTGTAGCCTAGAAAATTACCTAAAGAGTAGGCAATTAATTTCCCTTTATATAATTCCATCGCCCTGGGAACATGAGGTCCATGTCCTAAGATTAAGTCAGCACCATTATCTACCATCGTATGGGCAAATAAAACGGGATTTCCACGATTTTCTCGATAAAATATTTCTGACTTGTTTCTTACTCTTAAAGCTTTACTACCTTCCGCTCCCATATGCACAGAAATAACGACTATCTTGGCTTTTTTATTAGCCTCTTCAACTAGGGCTTTACCTGCGGCTAGATCGTTAACTGAATTGTGTCCTTTTGTGTGACTAAATCCGATAAATGCAACTGATGTACCTTTGATATTTAGATAGACAATTTGACCTTTTTTGCCAACTGGTTTAATTCCAGCTTTAGTTAAGTTTTGAATTGTATCTTCAAAGCCAACTTGGGTAAAGTCAAAAGCATGATTGTTAGCCACACTTAAAACATCAAATCCAACTGTTTTTAAGAGATATGCATACTCTGGAGGAGTGCGGAAAGCAAACACACTTTTGCCATTGGGATTTTTAGAACTCTTGGGATAATTTGTCAATGTACTTTCAAAGTTCCCAAACAACACATCTGCACCTTGTAAGTCAGGTTGAATTCTTTGAAATAAAGTTTTCGGATTGCTAGGGAGTTCGTTAATGGGATAGTTACTCCCAGGAATTGTATCTCCCACAGCTTTGATAGTGATGCTTGAATCTGTAGCTTGGGCAAGTTTGGAAGTTTGATTTTTCAGGGCTAAAGAGTTAGGCAAAGTACTAGAGGCTGATATCTGAATCGCCAAGCCAGTAGTTAACCCAACAATTACAAGTAAACCCCAATTTGCGACTTTGAAACCATAATTCATCAGGTTAGTTTTTGAGAGAGTTGATTGAAACGGTTGACGATTTATAGAAGTCATAGAAACCCAGTAATGTCGAACTATTTACCTACAACTTCCGAATTATAGCAAATGAATTTCAGTTGTTAATCTTTTTTAGATGGGGCGATAATTAACCCACCAAAAACAGTTGCCCACTTGAATCTTTAGCTGACTGGTTCGCAGAGCAAAAATGTTGCGTAATTTGTCAGCATCATAATAATTTCTCACTATTTGTTGCTTGATGCCATCACCGAATTCCCGCACTTTAAAAGTATCCGTTTTCCCAGGTTGATTGAATAATCTATCTCCGGCTTCGGGAAGATAAATATGATCGACAATAAATACAATTGCTCCTGGTGATAAATGTGAATGTAACTTTCTCAAAAATTGGGCTGTCGTATTCTTAGAAAGATGAGAAAACCAAAAATTTACTAACGCGGCATCAAAAATTCGATTAGTATTAGATAATATATCTAAATCTCCATAGCGAAATTCAACTGTATCTGGTAATAATTCCTTTTGTACAGCAACTGCTAATAGCTCTGGAGAATTATCAATGGCGAGTACCGATGCTGCTACTTTGGCGATAGATTCTGTCAAACCACCAGCACCGCATCCCAACTCTAGGACGTGACGACCTGCCAGAAGTTCCTCAATTTGATCGCTTATCGCTTGTTCTTCTCCTTGACGATCTAGCTGATAACGTTCGCACAGCACATCACTGATTTTGCCGTCATATATGTAGGAATTTTGCCACATGAGAAGTTCCTTGATTAAGGTAGATAGTTAGCAAATGACTAATTTCTAATTCTTGGTGCAGTTTCCCGCCAATTTACTTGGTTAATCGAATTTAGTTCCCGATAATTACGTTAGTTAATCACAATACAACCGATCATGTCCAGAGTAAATCATCAAATCAGATCTCCCCGTCGTCTCCTCGTTACAGGAGGTGCTGGGTTTATTGGTGCTAATTTCGTCCATTATTGGCGCGATCGCTACCCTGAAGATCGAGTTATAGTCTTAGATGCCCTGACTTATGCCGGAAATCGTGGTAATTTAGCCCAATTAGAAGGGCAAGATCATTTTAAATTTGTTGAGGGAAATATTTGCGATCGCACCTTAATCGACAATCTCTTATCCAGCGAAAATATCGACACCATCGCTCACTTTGCGGCTGAGTCTCATGTGGATCGTTCTATTCTTAAGCCTGGGGCTTTTATTGAAACTAATATAGTTGGTACATTCACTCTTCTAGAAGCATTTCGCCACCATTGGAACCAGAATAATTTAGGCGAAGAAGCTCTATTTCTTCATGTTTCTACTGATGAAGTTTATGGCAGTTTAGCCCCTGAAGATCCAGCTTTTACAGAAACTACTCCCTACAGTCCAAATAGTCCCTATTCAGCTTCTAAAGCAGGTAGCGACCACTTAGCCCGCGCTTATTATCATACCTATGGTGTGCCCACGATTATTACTAATTGCTCGAATAATTATGGTTCTTATCAATTTCCTGAAAAGCTGATTCCCCTAATGTGTATTAATATTTTGTTGGGTAAACCTTTACCAGTTTATGGAGATGGACAAAACATTAGAGATTGGCTTTATGTTAGCGATCATTGTAGTGCATTAGACATAGTAATTCACCAAGGTACTAGAGGTGAAACTTATAATATTGGCGGCAATAACGAAGTTAAAAATATTGAATTAGTCACTCAACTTTGCCAATTAATGGATGAATTAGCCCCAGAATTACCAATCCATCCTGCCAAAGAACTAATAACTTTTGTCCAAGATCGCCCAGGACACGATCGCCGTTATGCGATCGATGCAACTAAAATTAAAACTGAGTTAGGTTGGACACCATCAGTCACAGTCAACCAAGGTTTGCGCCTGACAGTAGAATGGTATCTCAATCATCGCTCTTGGTGGGAACCCTTACTTTCGGCTGAATATCAAGCTTATTATCGTCGATTGTACGGAAATAGCGTTTCTGCGTGAGCATATTGAAACTGTCGCAGGGCGGGTGTTGGTTTATTTCGATAACTTCCGCCTGAATTGGCACTGAAGAGGGCGGGTTTTGTTTAATATAAATTGTTTCGCATCAATTTACTGGGTAAAACCGCCCCTACATCTCTTTTCTAAAACTTAATTCCTACTTGAGCATTGATACCCCGAACGGAGTTATAACCGACTCCAACAGTCACATTTTTGGTAGCACCGACTTGAACGCCACCAGAGTAGGAAAGTCCTGCATCATTAGAATAATATCCTAATCCCACATAGGGCGAAATCGGCGGTAAACCCACATTGGAAGTATTGACGGGTAAATCGATAAACTTCAACACATCAACGCCTGTAGCCCCATCTTCACCGGTTCCTAATTCAACTCCCCAACCAATCGCCCTTGCTCCTAAACCATAAGTCAAATCGCCACCTTGAGTTCCTACAGAAACCCAGGGTTGAGGTACTATTTGGCTGTTAGCAGGATGAGAGATTAAAACTACACTCAAAGCTGCAATCATGCTAGAGAAAACCTTATTCATTTGACACTCCTAAAATTTGTCACACCACTGGAGGAAGAGATAGCAGGGCTGTTTCATTCTATAAGACAAAGTAGTTTGTCAAAATCGTGACAGAACCACTCATGATATCCATTATGACTAACAATAATACCAACCAAAGGGGAGATGGGGGGGGAATTATTGAGCATTTTCTGGGATATTTGATGGCGATATTGGCATATTTTGCTACTTAATTACCATCAAGAGGGCGGTTTTTGTTTGATATCCATCGCTTTGAATGAATTCTCACTGAAGAGGGCGGTTTTTGTTTGATATCTCTCCCTTCGTATCAATTGGCTTGCTAAACCCGCCCCTACAAACCTGCCCCTACAAAGGGTAATTTATTTTGTTTGACTACTTATGACTGTAATCTTTTCCCTCTGCTTTTCTGCTCAAAACAAGTACTGCAACTGAATTGCAATATTTGTACTATTACCAACCACCAAAAAAGATGTATCGCCAAACTTCGGAGGACCGCTCACTATTTGGGGATTTCTAGAAAAGCCAAATCCCTCTGTGGGTATTCCTAAATAGTTACGATTGAGGTTCTTATCGCTATTAGCATCATGGATGACCGCCGCAGCATAACTACCTGGATTTAAGTTAGAGAAATTTACGACTATCGAGCTACCATTAACCTTAATACATTTACCTTTCACGGCTTTTCTGCTATCGCTAGGAAACCCCCTATTGCTTGCAAATAGGCTCATACAGATTTGACCTTTCTGATTTTTTAACCCATCTATAGTTATATTTAATGTTCCTTTTTGGATGGCAGCAGCGCTGGGAAAGCTGATTAAGTTGGCTAAAATAGCAGCACAAAATAAGTTAATAGCTATATTATTTCTCATGACTTCCTCAAAATATTAACCTAGACAAACTTGTAACCGATCTCGATAAATTTGGCAAGTCCTCAACTATGTTATACCAATTTTTGAAAATGACGCTACAGATCCAAACGTAGAGACGTTGCATTGCCACGTCTCTACACACCAATTATGTAGCCCAACGCCCTGAAAATGGTATTAATTGCCCAAGTTTTACTTACCAGCATAAATCGCGATCGCCTGTGGTATAGTTCGATTTGCCTTGATATAAGTGACTCCATTTACTACTAATCCGGTGCTACTTCCACCATCTAACATGACTTTTTCCTTGGCTCCAAAACTGTCTAAAATCTGACTTGCATCTATTTGTCTAGCCGCAGTACTAGAATAAAAAATTACGGTTTCGTTGGTTCCATTGCTATCTTCATCTTTGATTCCCACAAAGTTACGAGCTAAATATTTATCGGCAGATTTATTAGCAGTAGAATCCAGGGCACCAATTAAATCTGGAGTCTTAATATCGAAATCATTCCTGTTATTGTATTGGGCAATAAATGCCTTTTGACTATCAAATCCAAATATTTTGATTAATCCAGGAAACTCATCTAATCCATAGCCATAACTCATGACATTTCCTGCAACTTTCAAACCAAAAGCAATAGGAGTGAGATTCAATTTTTGAGAAAAGAAAGTGCCATTGAGCAATGCTTTAACTTGACTAGTTTTCGTATTTTTCTTAGCTGCTAAATACCAAAAATCAAGCAACGATTTTCGTTCTAATTTGCCATCAGGCACTTCAGAAACTGTTCCAATAACATTAGCAATTCTGCCTTGATTCAGATTGACAACAGTTACATATTC harbors:
- a CDS encoding ATP-dependent Clp protease proteolytic subunit; this encodes MAFGQPLRVPYNVPGSPYWQWISIYTRLSEERIIFLNQPLSMGFANSLVSALLYLDSKDQSKPIYLYINSLGDPVDAGMADATVGMMAITGALAVYDTIEHIKSEVITICMGQAIGMAAFLLSSGKKGKRVSLPHAMIALKHSQIGWQGQATDFQINAKEMLDKKALLLKLMAANTGQSAEKIAKDMDRIFYMTPEEAKAYGLIDRIITSTKDVTQPVLTTSA
- a CDS encoding ATP-dependent Clp protease proteolytic subunit; this encodes MPIGVPSVPYRLPGSPYEQWINIDERLFRERIIFLFEEVDDGIANAIVAYMLYLDSDDPGKPIYLYINSPGGSVTAGMAIYDTMQYIKSEVITICVGLAASMGSFLLAAGSPGKRLALPHSRIMIHQPSGGTRGQATDIEIEAKEIVRVRHRLNEIYARRTNKPLEKIEKDMDRDFFMSPYEAKEYGLIDKVIEEGVL
- a CDS encoding CapA family protein, translating into MTSINRQPFQSTLSKTNLMNYGFKVANWGLLVIVGLTTGLAIQISASSTLPNSLALKNQTSKLAQATDSSITIKAVGDTIPGSNYPINELPSNPKTLFQRIQPDLQGADVLFGNFESTLTNYPKSSKNPNGKSVFAFRTPPEYAYLLKTVGFDVLSVANNHAFDFTQVGFEDTIQNLTKAGIKPVGKKGQIVYLNIKGTSVAFIGFSHTKGHNSVNDLAAGKALVEEANKKAKIVVISVHMGAEGSKALRVRNKSEIFYRENRGNPVLFAHTMVDNGADLILGHGPHVPRAMELYKGKLIAYSLGNFLGYKTLSTKTEKGYSLVLQTQLDAEGNFVNGKILPARLDKDGIPYPDSENRSIQLIRNLTSQDFPNTPLQISAEGELSHK
- a CDS encoding class I SAM-dependent methyltransferase codes for the protein MWQNSYIYDGKISDVLCERYQLDRQGEEQAISDQIEELLAGRHVLELGCGAGGLTESIAKVAASVLAIDNSPELLAVAVQKELLPDTVEFRYGDLDILSNTNRIFDAALVNFWFSHLSKNTTAQFLRKLHSHLSPGAIVFIVDHIYLPEAGDRLFNQPGKTDTFKVREFGDGIKQQIVRNYYDADKLRNIFALRTSQLKIQVGNCFWWVNYRPI
- the rfbB gene encoding dTDP-glucose 4,6-dehydratase, whose translation is MSRVNHQIRSPRRLLVTGGAGFIGANFVHYWRDRYPEDRVIVLDALTYAGNRGNLAQLEGQDHFKFVEGNICDRTLIDNLLSSENIDTIAHFAAESHVDRSILKPGAFIETNIVGTFTLLEAFRHHWNQNNLGEEALFLHVSTDEVYGSLAPEDPAFTETTPYSPNSPYSASKAGSDHLARAYYHTYGVPTIITNCSNNYGSYQFPEKLIPLMCINILLGKPLPVYGDGQNIRDWLYVSDHCSALDIVIHQGTRGETYNIGGNNEVKNIELVTQLCQLMDELAPELPIHPAKELITFVQDRPGHDRRYAIDATKIKTELGWTPSVTVNQGLRLTVEWYLNHRSWWEPLLSAEYQAYYRRLYGNSVSA
- a CDS encoding DUF2141 domain-containing protein; the encoded protein is MRNNIAINLFCAAILANLISFPSAAAIQKGTLNITIDGLKNQKGQICMSLFASNRGFPSDSRKAVKGKCIKVNGSSIVVNFSNLNPGSYAAAVIHDANSDKNLNRNYLGIPTEGFGFSRNPQIVSGPPKFGDTSFLVVGNSTNIAIQLQYLF
- a CDS encoding phosphodiester glycosidase family protein, with the translated sequence MSKTLPITVICLLWAANPVSANSITEGFELVFRQSGVELYQRISAINRSEYVTVVNLNQGRIANVIGTVSEVPDGKLERKSLLDFWYLAAKKNTKTSQVKALLNGTFFSQKLNLTPIAFGLKVAGNVMSYGYGLDEFPGLIKIFGFDSQKAFIAQYNNRNDFDIKTPDLIGALDSTANKSADKYLARNFVGIKDEDSNGTNETVIFYSSTAARQIDASQILDSFGAKEKVMLDGGSSTGLVVNGVTYIKANRTIPQAIAIYAGK